Proteins encoded in a region of the Coffea eugenioides isolate CCC68of chromosome 4, Ceug_1.0, whole genome shotgun sequence genome:
- the LOC113768469 gene encoding protein BCCIP homolog isoform X1, with protein sequence MSLKVALILQKMPRKPRRRRQRPVSFSPFGRSMAFLYPTKKMKHQILDSVIKDMSAPSTSDVEISANGVVKDGTFQNHGETSDSSDDGEFDGVVQADFSFFDPKPDDFNGVKVLLQTYMDDKLWDLSGFVDLILGQTTVGTVVKIEDDEDEGVYAFVTALNMGRYKDHKCMIELKEFLLKSCKEDSVSNLRSLLGEKAQDVGLLVSQRVVNLPPQLLPPLYDALFDEVSWATEDEPTEELQKSFCFKSYLMISKIYKHKNANKKMGKSGDREEDIIYSKPEDELFDQLSSWSFSFPLHTQQVTANELKDYRPMGLVMAVDASKVGIFRKQLHSLIDES encoded by the exons ATGAGCTTAAAAGTTGCGTTGATTTTGCAGAAAATGCCACGAAAACCCAGGAGGCGCCGGCAACGACCCGTGAGTTTTTCTCCATTTGGTCGCTCAATGGCTTTTCTTTACCCTACCAAAAAGATGAAGCACCAAATTTTGGACTCTGTTATTAAAGACATGTCTGCTCCCAGCACTTCAG ACGTGGAAATTTCAGCTAATGGGGTGGTAAAGGATGGTACATTTCAGAATCATGGCGAAACCTCAGATTCTTCGGATGATGGAGAGTTTGAT GGAGTTGTCCAGGCAGATTTTTCATTCTTTGATCCAAAACCTGATGATTTCAATGGAGTGAAAGTCCTCCTTCAAACCTACATGGATGATAAGCTATGGGATTTAAGTGGCTTTGTAGATTTGATATTGGGACAAACTACCGTCGGGACAGTTGTCAAGATAGaggatgatgaagatgaaggaGTTTATGCTTTTGTTACTGCTCTTAATATGGGAAGATACAAG GATCATAAATGTATGATCGAGCTGAAGGAATTTTTGCTTAAGTCATGCAAAGAGGATTCGGTCTCTAATTTGAGGTCTCTTTTGGGAGAGAAGGCACAAGATGTCGGACTATTGGTATCCCAACGTGTAGTTAATCTTCCTCCTCAGCTTTTGCCTCCCCTTTATGATGCTTTATTTGATGAAGTCTCATGGGCAACAGAAGATGAG CCAACAGAGGAGCTCCAAAAATCCTTTTGTTTTAAGTCTTACCTAATGATCAGCAAAATCTACAAG CATAAGAATGCAAACAAGAAAATGGGGAAGAGTGGAGATAGGGAAGAAGATATAATATATAGCAAGCCAGAAGATGAACTTTTTGATCAG CTGAGCTCCTGGTCCTTCAGTTTCCCGTTACACACTCAGCAGGTGACAGCTAATGAG CTAAAAGATTACCGCCCTATGGGTTTAGTCATGGCTGTTGATGCAAGTAAAGTTGGCATATTCCGGAAGCAGTTGCATTCTTTGATTGACGAATCATGA
- the LOC113768469 gene encoding protein BCCIP homolog isoform X2, with protein sequence MPRKPRRRRQRPVSFSPFGRSMAFLYPTKKMKHQILDSVIKDMSAPSTSDVEISANGVVKDGTFQNHGETSDSSDDGEFDGVVQADFSFFDPKPDDFNGVKVLLQTYMDDKLWDLSGFVDLILGQTTVGTVVKIEDDEDEGVYAFVTALNMGRYKDHKCMIELKEFLLKSCKEDSVSNLRSLLGEKAQDVGLLVSQRVVNLPPQLLPPLYDALFDEVSWATEDEPTEELQKSFCFKSYLMISKIYKHKNANKKMGKSGDREEDIIYSKPEDELFDQLSSWSFSFPLHTQQVTANELKDYRPMGLVMAVDASKVGIFRKQLHSLIDES encoded by the exons ATGCCACGAAAACCCAGGAGGCGCCGGCAACGACCCGTGAGTTTTTCTCCATTTGGTCGCTCAATGGCTTTTCTTTACCCTACCAAAAAGATGAAGCACCAAATTTTGGACTCTGTTATTAAAGACATGTCTGCTCCCAGCACTTCAG ACGTGGAAATTTCAGCTAATGGGGTGGTAAAGGATGGTACATTTCAGAATCATGGCGAAACCTCAGATTCTTCGGATGATGGAGAGTTTGAT GGAGTTGTCCAGGCAGATTTTTCATTCTTTGATCCAAAACCTGATGATTTCAATGGAGTGAAAGTCCTCCTTCAAACCTACATGGATGATAAGCTATGGGATTTAAGTGGCTTTGTAGATTTGATATTGGGACAAACTACCGTCGGGACAGTTGTCAAGATAGaggatgatgaagatgaaggaGTTTATGCTTTTGTTACTGCTCTTAATATGGGAAGATACAAG GATCATAAATGTATGATCGAGCTGAAGGAATTTTTGCTTAAGTCATGCAAAGAGGATTCGGTCTCTAATTTGAGGTCTCTTTTGGGAGAGAAGGCACAAGATGTCGGACTATTGGTATCCCAACGTGTAGTTAATCTTCCTCCTCAGCTTTTGCCTCCCCTTTATGATGCTTTATTTGATGAAGTCTCATGGGCAACAGAAGATGAG CCAACAGAGGAGCTCCAAAAATCCTTTTGTTTTAAGTCTTACCTAATGATCAGCAAAATCTACAAG CATAAGAATGCAAACAAGAAAATGGGGAAGAGTGGAGATAGGGAAGAAGATATAATATATAGCAAGCCAGAAGATGAACTTTTTGATCAG CTGAGCTCCTGGTCCTTCAGTTTCCCGTTACACACTCAGCAGGTGACAGCTAATGAG CTAAAAGATTACCGCCCTATGGGTTTAGTCATGGCTGTTGATGCAAGTAAAGTTGGCATATTCCGGAAGCAGTTGCATTCTTTGATTGACGAATCATGA
- the LOC113768255 gene encoding sucrose synthase 7-like, giving the protein MAFAVVDGLMPDALRQSRYHMKRCFARFTSMGPRLMKHQHLMEEMESVIVDRADRAKVLEVSLGEILSSTQEAAVVPPYVAFAVRYGSGCFDYVKVNAEDLSANNITATEYLRLKEMIYDENWSKDENALELDFRAFDFGIPRLALTSSVGKGISYISKFMASKFIGDPESAKPLVEYLLTLNHQGENLMINDTLNTVTKLRTALIVAEVFLSSMAKDTPYQNFEQRLKEFGFEKGWGDTAERVKETMRMLSEILQAPDPLNVESLFSRLPVIFNVVIFSIHGYFGQSDVLGLPDTGGQVVYILDQVKALEEELLSRIKQQGLNVRPRILVVTRLIPDAQGTKCNQEIEPIINAKHSHIVRVPFQTEKGVLRQWISRFDIYPHLERFAQDAAEKVLELLEGKPDLIIGNYTDGNLVASLMARELGVTLGTIAHALEKTKYEDSDIKWKEFDQKHHFSCQFTADLIAMNAADFVVTSTFQEIAGSKTRPGQYESHTAFTMPGLYRVVSGIDVFDPKFNIAAPGADQSVYFPFSEKKKRFTSFHPAIEELLYSKDNNAEHIGVLADRKKPIIFSMSRIDKVKNITGLTEWYGKNKRLRDLVNLVIVGGCFDPSKSKDREEMEEIKKMHTLIEKYQLKDQMRWIAAQTDRNRNGELYRCIADTKGAFVQPALYEAFGLTVIEAMNCGLPTFATIQGGPAEIIVDGVSGFHIDPYNGDETSNKIADFFAKCRKQSGHWNRTSEEGLRRIYECYTWNIYAKKVLNIGSTYGFWRQFKKEQKNAKLRYIDLFYNLQFKKMAQDMAIKSEESQQIPPTETAQPEQPKEEAAPKQPESAPEALKEVLPEPSIVEEAEKDKERQKQLDESITRTEPASCPYCSWLCLCISTSILLYALIKLYGGLNDGASSTQNP; this is encoded by the exons ATGGCTTTTGCAGTGGTAGATGGTCTCATGCCTGATGCATTAAGGCAGAGTCGGTACCATATGAAGAGATGCTTTGCCAG GTTTACTAGCATGGGACCGAGGCTGATGAAACACCAGCATTTGATGGAAGAGATGGAGAGTGTAATCGTGGACAGGGCTGACAGAGCCAAGGTTTTGGAGGTATCACTCGGTGAAATCCTGAGTTCCACACAG GAAGCGGCTGTTGTACCGCCTTATGTTGCTTTTGCAGTGAGATACGGTTCTGGATGCTTCGACTATGTTAAGGTGAATGCCGAGGATCTATCAGCTAATAATATTACTGCAACCGAATACCTGAGACTAAAAGAAATGATCTACGATGAAAACTG GTCAAAGGATGAAAATGCTCTGGAACTAGATTTTAGAGCATTTGACTTTGGTATTCCACGTCTGGCACTCACTTCTTCAGTTGGCAAGGGAATTAGCTACATCTCAAAGTTCATGGCTTCAAAGTTCATTGGTGATCCTGAGAGTGCTAAACCATTGGTCGAATACTTGCTAACTCTTAATCACCAAGGAGAG AATCTGATGATCAATGACACCCTGAACACGGTGACAAAGCTTCGAACAGCACTGATTGTTGCtgaagtttttctctcttccaTGGCAAAAGACACACCTTATCAAAACTTCGAGCAGAG GCTTAAAGAGTTTGGTTTTGAGAAAGGTTGGGGGGATACTGCAGAAAGAGTCAAGGAAACAATGAGGATGCTTTCTGAGATACTTCAGGCTCCAGATCCCCTAAACGTGGAATCACTTTTCAGCAGGCTTCCAGTTATTTTCAACGTTGTAATCTTCTCCATTCATGGGTACTTTGGCCAATCAGATGTCCTAGGTTTGCCCGATACTGGAGGCCAG GTAGTCTACATTCTGGACCAAGTAAAAGCTCTAGAGGAAGAATTACTTTCAAGAATCAAGCAACAAGGCTTGAATGTGAGGCCTCGAATTCTAGTG GTCACTCGTCTCATACCAGACGCACAAGGCACAAAGTGTAATCAGGAGATTGAGCCTATCATTAACGCCAAACACTCCCATATTGTTCGTGTCCCTTTTCAAACTGAGAAAGGGGTTCTCCGCCAGTGGATTtcacgatttgatatatatccGCATTTGGAGAGATTTGCCCAG GATGCTGCTGAAAAGGTCCTAGAACTACTGGAAGGTAAACCAGACCTTATCATTGGGAACTACACAGATGGAAACTTAGTCGCATCTCTAATGGCCAGAGAGCTTGGAGTAACTCTG GGAACAATTGCTCATGCACTTGAGAAAACCAAATATGAAGATTCTGATATCAAATGGAAGGAATTTGATCAAAAGCACCATTTTTCTTGCCAATTCACTGCTGATTTAATAGCAATGAATGCTGCCGATTTTGTAGTTACCAGCACATTTCAAGAGATTGCTGGAAG TAAAACCAGGCCTGGACAATATGAAAGCCATACGGCATTCACAATGCCAGGGCTGTATCGAGTAGTTTCAGGCATCGATGtctttgacccaaaattcaacATTGCTGCTCCTGGAGCTGATCAATCTGTCTACTTCCCCTTTTCTGAGAAAAAGAAGCGATTCACCTCGTTTCATCCCGccatcgaggagctactgtACAGTAAAGACAACAACGCTGAGCATAT TGGAGTTCTTGCAGACCGGAAGAAACCAATAATCTTTTCAATGTCAAGAATTGACAAAGTGAAGAATATTACAGGACTGACAGAATGGTATGGAAAGAACAAGAGGCTCCGAGATTTGGTAAACCTCGTTATTGTTGGGGGATGTTTCGATCCTTCCAAGTCTAAAGATagggaagaaatggaagaaattaAGAAGATGCATACTTTAATTGAGAAATACCAACTCAAGGATCAAATGAGATGGATTGCAGCTCAGACTGATAGAAACAGGAATGGTGAACTTTACCGATGCATTGCTGACACAAAGGGAGCTTTTGTTCAGCCTGCATTGTATGAAGCCTTTGGATTGACAGTAATTGAGGCCATGAATTGTGGATTACCTACTTTTGCCACCATTCAAGGAGGACCGGCTGAAATAATTGTGGATGGAGTCTCAGGCTTTCACATTGATCCTTACAATGGTGATGAGACAAGCAACAAGATTGCTGATTTCTTTGCAAAGTGTAGGAAACAATCTGGACACTGGAACAGAACGTCTGAAGAGGGCCTCAGGCGCATATATGAATG CTATACATGGAATATCTATGCAAAGAAAGTCCTAAATATAGGATCCACCTATGGCTTCTGGAGGCAATTCAAGAAGGAACAAAAGAATGCTAAGCTTAGATACATTGATCTGTTCTACAATCTGCAGTTCAAGAAGATG GCTCAGGACATGGCCATCAAAAGTGAAGAAAGCCAACAAATTCCACCGACAGAAACTGCACAGCCCGaacaaccaaaagaagaagcagctCCCAAACAACCAGAATCAGCACCAGAAGCACTAAAAGAAGTCCTTCCAGAACCAAG CATAGTTGAGGAGGCTGAAAAAGATAAAGAGCGGCAGAAGCAGCTTGATGAAAGTATTACAAGAACTGAACCTGCATCATGTCCCTACTGCAGTTGGCTGTGCTTATGCATCTCTACTTCTATCTTACTTTATGCCTTGATAAAGTTGTATGGTGGATTAAATGACGGTGCATCTTCTACGCAAAATCCATGA
- the LOC113767390 gene encoding protein argonaute 1, which produces MVRKKRTELPSEGQSSSSQETGAGRGGGQPSQPVQQQQPQQQGGFQGGGRGWGPQRGGYGGRGGGGAPRGGTAPQQYHGGPPEYQQGRGTQQYQRGGAPAQRQRSGAVGRGIPSSGGPSVAPVPELHQATPAPYQSGVTTQPMPYGRPVESQGEASSSSRAPEPSSSSVEQQFQQLSLQPEVSQAIQPASSKSMKFPQRPGKGSTGIKCIVKANHFFAELPDKDLHQYDVSINPEITSRGVNRAVMDQLVKLYKESHLGKRLPAYDGRKSLYTAGPLPFVSKEFKITLIDEDEGNQGGAGRRERDFKVVIKLAARADLHHLGMFLQGRQADAPQEALQVLDIVLRELPTTRYTPVGRSFYSPDLGRRQPLGEGLESWRGFYQSIRPTQMGLSLNIDMSSTAFIEPLPVIEFVTQLLARDVSSRPLSDADRVKIKKALRGVRVEVTHRGNMRRKYRISGLTSQATRELSFPVDERGTMKSVVEYFHETYGFVIHHTQLPCLQVGNQQRPNYLPMEVCKIVEGQRYSKRLNERQITALLKVTCQRPQERERDILQTVRHNAYADDPYAKEFGIRISEKLAQVEARILPAPRLKYHDSGREKDCLPQVGQWNMMNKKMVNGGTVNNWICVNFSRNVKDVAVRDFCHELAQMCITSGMNFNPHPVLAPMYVRPDQVERALKARFHEALTNLPPPKKELDLLIVILPDNNGSLYGDLKRICETDLGIVSQCCLTKHVFRLSKQYLANVALKINVKVGGRNTVLVDALSRRIPLVSDRPTIIFGADVTHPHPGEDSSPSIAAVVASQDWPEVTKYAGLVSAQAHRQELIQDLFKAWQDPGRGTVTGGMIKELLISFRKATGQKPQRIIFYRDGVSEGQFYQVLLYELDAIRRACASLEPNYQPPVTFVVVQKRHHTRLFANNHHDRNAVDRSGNILPGTVVDSKICHPTEFDFYLCSHAGIQGTSRPAHYHVLWDENNFSADHLQSLTNDLCYTYARCTRSVSIVPPAYYAHLAAFRARFYMEPETSDSGSVTSSAAASRGGVGPGGGARSTRAPGSNVNVRPLPALKDNVKRVMFYC; this is translated from the exons ATGGTGAGGAAGAAGCGAACGGAACTTCCTAGTGAGGGACAGAGTTCCAGTTCCCAGGAAACTGGGGCTGGCCGTGGTGGTGGGCAACCTAGCCAACCAGTTCAACAGCAGCAGCCACAGCAGCAAGGTGGATTCCAAGGTGGAGGGAGAGGCTGGGGACCTCAGCGTGGAGGATATGGTGGCCGTGGAGGAGGGGGTGCACCGCGAGGTGGGACGGCTCCTCAACAATATCATGGTGGGCCTCCTGAATACCAGCAAGGCAGGGGTACTCAGCAGTACCAACGAGGAGGTGCACCGGCCCAGCGCCAGCGAAGTGGTGCTGTTGGCCGTGGGATACCTTCATCTGGTGGGCCTTCTGTGGCACCAGTTCCCGAGCTGCATCAAGCAACCCCAGCTCCTTATCAGTCTGGGGTGACCACTCAGCCTATGCCTTATGGGAGACCTGTAGAATCACAGGGTGAGGCTAGTTCTTCAAGCAGAGCACCTGAGCCATCATCATCGTCAGTGGAGCAGCAGTTCCAACAACTCAGTCTCCAGCCTGAAGTGAGCCAGGCAATTCAACCTGCTTCAAGCAAGTCAATGAAGTTTCCTCAGCGCCCAGGGAAGGGTAGCACTGGCATAAAGTGTATTGTCAAGGCAAATCACTTCTTTGCTGAATTGCCAGACAAAGATTTGCACCAATATGAT GTATCCATCAATCCTGAGATCACATCCCGAGGTGTTAACCGTGCTGTCATGGACCAGCTGGTTAAACTGTACAAGGAATCTCATCTTGGAAAAAGGCTTCCTGCCTATGATGGGAGAAAGAGTTTGTATACTGCAGGGCCACTCCCTTTTGTTTCCAAAGAGTTCAAGATTACCCTGATTGATGAGGATGAAGGAAATCAAGGAGGTGCTGGCAG GAGAGAGAGGGATTTTAAAGTTGTAATCAAATTGGCAGCGCGTGCAGACTTGCACCATTTAGGGATGTTTCTGCAGGGAAGACAAGCAGATGCCCCTCAAGAAGCTCTTCAAGTTTTGGACATTGTTCTTCGTGAATTACCGACAACTCG gtaTACTCCTGTGGGCCGCTCTTTTTATTCCCCTGATTTAGGAAGAAGGCAGCCTTTAGGTGAAGGTCTGGAAAGTTGGCGTGGTTTTTATCAAAGCATTCGGCCTACTCAGATGGGGTTATCACTAAATATTG ATATGTCATCCACGGCTTTCATCGAGCCACTTCCCGTTATCGAATTTGTGACTCAGCTTCTTGCCAGGGATGTATCATCAAGACCTTTGTCTGATGCTGATCGTGTGAAg ATTAAGAAAGCACTGAGGGGAGTGAGGGTGGAGGTTACACATCGTGGAAACATGCGCAGAAAATATCGTATCTCTGGTCTTACATCACAAGCAACACGCGAGCTGTC TTTTCCTGTCGACGAGAGGGGTACAATGAAATCTGTTGTTGAGTACTTCCATGAGACATATGGGTTTGTGATTCATCATACGCAATTGCCTTGTTTACAAGTTGGAAATCAGCAAAGGCCAAATTACTTGCCAATGGAG GTCTGTAAGATTGTTGAGGGCCAGAGGTATTCCAAGAGGTTGAATGAGAGACAGATAACTGCTCTTTTGAAAGTGACCTGCCAGCGTCCTCAGGAGAGGGAACGTGATATTCTTCAG ACTGTACGTCATAATGCCTATGCTGATGACCCATATGCTAAAGAGTTCGGTATCAGGATTAGTGAGAAGCTGGCTCAAGTTGAAGCCCGCATTTTACCTGCTCCTCGG CTCAAGTACCACGATTCTGGTCGGGAGAAGGACTGTCTGCCACAAGTCGGGCAATGGAACATGATGAACAAG AAAATGGTTAATGGAGGAACAGTAAATAACTGGATTTGTGTAAATTTCTCTCGCAATGTGAAAGATGTAGCAGTTCGTGACTTTTGTCATGAGCTGGCCCAGATGTGTATAACCTCTGGAATG AACTTTAATCCTCATCCTGTTTTGGCCCCAATGTATGTTCGTCCTGATCAAGTTGAAAGAGCCTTAAAAGCTAGATTCCATGAAGCCTTGACTAACCTTCCACCTCCAAAGAAGGAACTGGACTTGCTGATTGTTATTTTGCCCGACAATAATGGCTCTCTTTATG GTGATTTGAAACGGATTTGTGAGACAGATCTTGGAATTGTCTCCCAGTGTTGTCTGACAAAGCACGTCTTCAGGCTGAGCAAACAATATCTTGCCAATGTTGCATTGAAGATCAATGTGAAGGTTGGAGGAAGAAACACAGTGCTTGTTGATGCTCTTTCTCGTCGTATACCCCTAGTCAGTGACAGACCTACTATAATTTTTGGCGCTGACGTTACACATCCCCACCCTGGCGAGGATTCGAGCCCATCCATTGCAGCT GTGGTTGCATCTCAGGATTGGCCTGAAGTTACCAAATATGCTGGTTTGGTTAGTGCTCAAGCACATCGTCAAGAGCTGATTCAAGATCTGTTTAAAGCTTGGCAAGATCCTGGCAGGGGAACTGTGACAGGTGGCATGATCAA GGAACTCCTCATATCTTTCCGTAAAGCAACTGGACAGAAACCGCAGAGGATTATTTTTTATAG AGATGGTGTCAGTGAGGGGCAGTTCTATCAAGTATTACTCTATGAACTTGATGCAATACGCAGG GCATGTGCTTCTTTGGAACCAAACTATCAGCCCCCAGTTACTTTTGTTGTTGTTCAGAAACGTCACCATACAAGATTGTTTGCCAATAACCATCATGACCGGAATGCAGTTGACCGAAGTGGAAATATTCTGCCTG GTACTGTTGTAGATTCAAAGATCTGCCATCCAACGGAATTTGATTTCTACCTTTGCAGCCATGCTGGAATACAG GGTACCAGCCGACCAGCACATTATCATGTCTTGTGGGATGAGAACAACTTTTCAGCTGATCACCTACAATCTCTTACAAACGATCTCTGCTATAC TTATGCAAGATGCACTCGTTCTGTTTCCATTG TGCCACCCGCCTATTATGCCCATTTGGCTGCTTTTCGTGCGCGATTCTACATGGAGCCAGAGACATCTGATAGTGGTTCAGTAACAAGTAGTGCTGCTGCTAGTCGCGGCGGTGTTGGTCCTGGGGGTGGTGCAAGGAGCACGCGTGCACCGGGTTCAAATGTCAATGTTCGGCCTCTTCCTGCCCTAAAGGACAACGTGAAGAGGGTTATGTTTTATTGTTAA